In Xiphias gladius isolate SHS-SW01 ecotype Sanya breed wild chromosome 16, ASM1685928v1, whole genome shotgun sequence, a genomic segment contains:
- the gpr18 gene encoding N-arachidonyl glycine receptor isoform X2 has translation MSVETGAEKPEQGPVEYRMAGLIFYCFIVTIGVIVNLTALWVFALTTKKRNSVTVYMINVAVVDLTFILLLPFRMVYHHQDYWPFGDLFCRISAALTIFYPCMALWLFALISADRYMAIVQPRHGKELRNVPKAVVASLGVWVMTLCSTAPMLFSQYDPDRISNFTTCIKMQDIIHLRHDNPVNFVRLIFFFLVPICIMIGCYIVIVDNLIHGRTSKLKPKVKQKSIRIIITLIIQVLVCFVPFHVCLVLRLLGKGKDGGFSTGAVFTTFLMNMSTVLDIILYYIVSKQFQDRVISVILNRNYLRSVRRKSRHTHTGSIRSMSNMTSAMI, from the coding sequence ATGTCTGTGGAGACTGGTGCTGAAAAGCCAGAGCAGGGACCGGTGGAGTACCGCATGGCGGGCCTGATCTTCTACTGCTTCATCGTCACCATAGGAGTCATAGTCAATCTTACTGCTCTTTGGGTGTTTGCTCTCACCACCAAGAAGAGGAACTCAGTCACTGTTTACATGATAAATGTGGCAGTGGTAGACCTCAccttcatcctgctgcttcccTTCAGGATGGTTTACCACCACCAGGACTACTGGCCCTTTGGAGATCTATTCTGCAGGATCAGTGCTGCTCTCACCATTTTCTACCCCTGCATGGCTCTGTGGCTGTTTGCTCTGATCAGTGCTGACCGCTACATGGCTATTGTCCAGCCAAGGCACGGCAAGGAGCTGAGGAATGTCCCCAAGGCCGTGGTGGCGAGCTTAGGGGTGTGGGTCATGACCTTGTGCAGCACTGCACCCATGCTCTTCTCTCAGTATGACCCCGATCGCATCTCCAACTTCACCACCTGCATCAAGATGCAAGACATCATCCACTTGCGCCACGACAACCCTGTCAACTTTGTGCGCCTCATCTTCTTTTTCCTGGTTCCCATTTGTATAATGATTGGCTGCTATATCGTCATAGTGGATAATCTGATCCACGGCCGCACCTCTAAACTCAAACCGAAAGTGAAGCAGAAGTCTATCCGGATTATCATCACACTCATTATCCaagtgttggtgtgttttgtgCCTTTTCACGTGTGTTTGGTGCTCCGTTTGCTGGGGAAAGGCAAAGATGGGGGGTTTAGCACAGGGGCAGTCTTCACCACATTCCTGATGAACATGAGCACCGTGTTAGACATTATTCTGTACTACATCGTCTCCAAGCAGTTCCAAGACAGGGTGATCAGTGTGATTTTGAACAGGAACTATCTGCGGAGTGTAAGACGGAaaagcaggcacacacacacaggcagcattCGATCAATGAGCAACATGACCAGTGCAATGATATGA
- the gpr18 gene encoding N-arachidonyl glycine receptor isoform X1: MFILLSSVSFRRKLDLNNPNMSVETGAEKPEQGPVEYRMAGLIFYCFIVTIGVIVNLTALWVFALTTKKRNSVTVYMINVAVVDLTFILLLPFRMVYHHQDYWPFGDLFCRISAALTIFYPCMALWLFALISADRYMAIVQPRHGKELRNVPKAVVASLGVWVMTLCSTAPMLFSQYDPDRISNFTTCIKMQDIIHLRHDNPVNFVRLIFFFLVPICIMIGCYIVIVDNLIHGRTSKLKPKVKQKSIRIIITLIIQVLVCFVPFHVCLVLRLLGKGKDGGFSTGAVFTTFLMNMSTVLDIILYYIVSKQFQDRVISVILNRNYLRSVRRKSRHTHTGSIRSMSNMTSAMI, encoded by the coding sequence ATGTTCATTCTGCTGAGTTCTGTAAGTTTCAGAAGGAAGCTGGATCTGAACAACCCCAACATGTCTGTGGAGACTGGTGCTGAAAAGCCAGAGCAGGGACCGGTGGAGTACCGCATGGCGGGCCTGATCTTCTACTGCTTCATCGTCACCATAGGAGTCATAGTCAATCTTACTGCTCTTTGGGTGTTTGCTCTCACCACCAAGAAGAGGAACTCAGTCACTGTTTACATGATAAATGTGGCAGTGGTAGACCTCAccttcatcctgctgcttcccTTCAGGATGGTTTACCACCACCAGGACTACTGGCCCTTTGGAGATCTATTCTGCAGGATCAGTGCTGCTCTCACCATTTTCTACCCCTGCATGGCTCTGTGGCTGTTTGCTCTGATCAGTGCTGACCGCTACATGGCTATTGTCCAGCCAAGGCACGGCAAGGAGCTGAGGAATGTCCCCAAGGCCGTGGTGGCGAGCTTAGGGGTGTGGGTCATGACCTTGTGCAGCACTGCACCCATGCTCTTCTCTCAGTATGACCCCGATCGCATCTCCAACTTCACCACCTGCATCAAGATGCAAGACATCATCCACTTGCGCCACGACAACCCTGTCAACTTTGTGCGCCTCATCTTCTTTTTCCTGGTTCCCATTTGTATAATGATTGGCTGCTATATCGTCATAGTGGATAATCTGATCCACGGCCGCACCTCTAAACTCAAACCGAAAGTGAAGCAGAAGTCTATCCGGATTATCATCACACTCATTATCCaagtgttggtgtgttttgtgCCTTTTCACGTGTGTTTGGTGCTCCGTTTGCTGGGGAAAGGCAAAGATGGGGGGTTTAGCACAGGGGCAGTCTTCACCACATTCCTGATGAACATGAGCACCGTGTTAGACATTATTCTGTACTACATCGTCTCCAAGCAGTTCCAAGACAGGGTGATCAGTGTGATTTTGAACAGGAACTATCTGCGGAGTGTAAGACGGAaaagcaggcacacacacacaggcagcattCGATCAATGAGCAACATGACCAGTGCAATGATATGA
- the gpr183a gene encoding G-protein coupled receptor 183-A, producing MDSTTVPVIFTPSPANNESNCNTLYAHRDYARVLMPIFYCTVFAVGLFGNCLALHVIRPNVKKINSTTLYSLNLVISDILFTLSLPVRIVYYALGFHWPLGESMCKISGLIFYINTYAGVNFMTCLSVDRYIAVVLPLRFARFRKVSNVRYICVGVWILVLAQTLPLLGMPMTHTEEDGSITCMEYPNFEKVDHIATILIGAVFLGYMIPVITILVCYSVLCSKLRLTAKTNHLTDKSGRSRKAIGVICCVSMVFIVCFSPYHIDILQYMIRKLVSSPNCVDLTAFQVSLHITVCLMNLNSCLDPFIYFFACKGYKRKLKKLLKMQVSMSFSSAARTSPEGSSKDVIDGNKIQLNSSIIGATSERPTERRSHKYE from the coding sequence ATGGATTCTACCACTGTGCCTGTGATCTTCACCCCCTCACCCGCCAACAATGAGTCTAACTGTAACACCCTATACGCCCACCGGGACTATGCCAGAGTTCTCATGCCTATATTCTATTGCACCGTGTTTGCTGTGGGGCTGTTCGGTAACTGCCTCGCCCTCCACGTCATCCGCCCCAATGTGAAGAAGATCAACTCCACCACCTTATACTCTCTCAACCTGGTCATTTCCGACATCCTTTTCACCCTGTCTCTGCCTGTGAGGATTGTCTACTATGCTCTGGGCTTCCACTGGCCTCTGGGTGAGTCGATGTGTAAGATCTCGGGCCTCATTTTCTATATCAACACCTACGCAGGGGTCAATTTCATGACCTGCCTCAGTGTAGACCGCTACATCGCTGTTGTCTTGCCTCTGCGGTTTGCCCGATTCAGAAAGGTCAGTAACGTGCGCTACATATGTGTTGGTGTTTGGATATTGGTCCTGGCCCAGACCCTCCCCCTCCTCGGCATGCCTATGACCCACACAGAAGAGGATGGCTCCATCACCTGTATGGAATACCCCAACTTTGAGAAGGTCGACCATATTGCCACTATACTGATTGGTGCTGTCTTCCTGGGTTATATGATCCCTGTGATAACCATCCTGGTGTGTTACTCTGTCTTATGCTCCAAACTCCGCTTAACAGCCAAGACCAACCATTTGACGGATAAGTCTGGTCGCAGCCGCAAGGCCATCGGTGTGATCTGCTGTGTGTCCATGGTCTTTATTGTCTGTTTCAGCCCCTATCACATTGATATCCTGCAGTACATGATCCGCAAGCTGGTGTCGAGTCCTAACTGCGTGGATCTCACAGCCTTTCAGGTGTCGTTGCACATCACAGTCTGCCTCATGAACCTCAACTCCTGTTTGGATCCGTTTATCTACTTCTTTGCCTGCAAGGGCTACAAGAGGAAACTTAAGAAGCTGCTGAAGATGCAGGTCAGCATGTCCTTCTCGAGCGCAGCGAGGACGTCGCCTGAAGGCTCCTCCAAGGATGTTATTGACGGCAACAAGATCCAACTCAACAGTTCTATTATAGGTGCAACCAGTGAGAGACCCACAGAAAGGAGATCACACAAGTATGAGTAA
- the si:ch211-184m13.4 gene encoding G-protein coupled receptor 183 — MTGGMAVDNITLDSESSPNQSSCDVFVYQRAAVVLFPIFYSVVFIISVCGNSLVLYVICQRKQKFNSTSIYLVNLALSDTLFTMALPGRIIYYIRHYDWPFGDILCRLTTLLFFANTYAGIGFMTCISLDRYLAMVHPHQLQCLRSVRVVRRVCCLVWALVSLQIAPLLFRNVLHEQQKRRTCMEYFNFEGSRFTPYLLLLACAISFCCPLLIIMGCYAKINLKLRAAAKQNSVTGRSKRNHRANTIILLIFLTFIVCFTPYHLNVMQFMSRKLYHKPACEELRAFKMSLQITVSLMNFNCCLDPVIYFFAIKTYKKRVMSLFKDCLYTSGASSKVTAENSSSNT; from the exons ATGACAGGTGGGATGGCTGTTGATAACATCACCCTGGACTCCGAAAGCTCTCCAAACCAGAGCAGCTGTGATGTGTTTGTCTACCAAAGAGCTGCAGTGGTCCTTTTCCCTATTTTCTACTCTGTAGTTTTCATAATCAGTGTGTGCGGCAACAGCTTGGTTCTCTATGTGATCTGCCAGAGGAAGCAGAAGTTCAACTCCACCTCCATCTATCTGGTCAACCTTGCACTGTCTGATACCCTGTTCACGATGGCCTTGCCGGGCAGAATTATTTACTACATCCGCCATTATGACTGGCCCTTTGGTGACATTCTCTGCAGACTGACCACACTTCTCTTTTTTGCAAATACCTATGCAG GTATTGGGTTCATGACATGTATCAGCTTGGACAGATATCTGGCCATGGTGCACCCACACCAGCTGCAGTGTTTACGGAGTGTGAGGGTTGTTCGCAGGGTCTGCTGCCTGGTCTGGGCCCTGGTATCTCTGCAGATAGCTCCCCTGCTGTTTCGCAACGTGCTGCATGAGCAACAGAAAAGACGAACCTGCATGGAGTACTTCAACTTTGAGGGCTCTCGCTTCACCCCTTATCTCCTGCTTCTCGCCTGTGCTATCTCCTTCTGCTGTCCACTCCTCATTATCATGGGTTGCTACGCCAAGATCAACCTGAAGCTGCGAGCTGCAGCCAAGCAGAACTCTGTGACTGGCCGATCAAAGAGGAATCATAGAGCCAACACCATtatcctcctcatcttcctcaccTTTATCGTATGCTTCACCCCTTACCACCTCAACGTTATGCAGTTTATGTCCAGAAAGTTATACCACAAGCCAGCCTGTGAGGAATTGAGGGCCTTTAAGATGTCCTTACAG ATTACAGTTTCTCTAATGAATTTCAACTGCTGCTTGGATCCAGTGATCTACTTCTTTGCCATTAAGACCTACAAGAAGCGGGTGATGAGCCTTTTTAAGGACTGTCTGTATACTTCCGGTGCTTCTTCCAAAGTGACAGctgagaacagcagcagcaacacctGA